One Setaria italica strain Yugu1 chromosome I, Setaria_italica_v2.0, whole genome shotgun sequence DNA window includes the following coding sequences:
- the LOC111257822 gene encoding luminal-binding protein 2-like, protein MVREAEEFAEEDKKMKVKEKLDARNQLLDTYVYNMKNAIGDKDKLLADKLDCWRARRRRKMDEDLEWPVGREGGLRGEAQGGGGRVQPHHLISAVYQTEVSGGVDDHHDEL, encoded by the coding sequence ATGGtccgggaggcggaggagtTTGCTGAGGAGGACAAGAAGATGAAGGTGAAGGAGAAGCTCGACGCCCGGAATCAGCTGCTTGATACGTACGTGTACAACATGAAGAACGCGATCGGCGACAAGGACAAGCTGCTGGCGGACAAGCTGGACTGCTGGAGAGcgaggagaaggagaaaaatGGACGAGGACCTCGAGTGGCCAGTCGGCCGAGAAGGAGGACTACGAGGAGAAGCTCAAGGAGGTGGAGGCCGTGTGCAACCCCATCATCTCATCTCAGCCGTGTACCAGACAGAGGTCTCGGGCGGCGTCGATGACCACCACGACGAGCTGTAG
- the LOC101768293 gene encoding VIN3-like protein 2, protein MDPPRGGAIIDPAKCRLMSVDEKRELVRELSRSPESAPDKLQAWSRREIVEILCSDLGRERKYTGLSKQRMLDYLFRVVTGKSSGPVEHVQEKEKESIPEPNTINHQSPAKRPRKSDNPSRLPIIANNSGASDVTAPTNNQRYCQNVACRAILRDKFCRRCSCCICFSYDDNKDPSLWLFCGSDQPSQKDSCGFSCHLECALKDERTGILQSGQCKKLDGGYYCTRCWKQNDLLGSWKKQLVIAKDARRLDVLCHRIFLSHKILISTEKYLVLHEIVDTALKKLEAEVGPLSGAPNMGRGIVSRLTVGPEVQKLCAQAIDAMESMFSDAAPANSRIQRPSMVPPNFIKFEAITQTSVTIFLDLDQCPMLAQEATSFNLWHRVAVTESYLSNPSGIILAPSKKLPVTELAPATSYIFKVVAFKNSIELGSWEVRMKTCCQKEHPRGSVPGGAGLEQNNGSLKTNSDGQSDPSSEGVDSNNNTAVYADLNKSPESDFEYCENPEILDSDKASHHPSEQMNNLQNIQMAAARATEVTELEEAPGLSASALDEEPNPCVQTGLLRESSNSVEHNQRTIPRSQDTSNAPDGNELVIIAPRYSCSVPPTAPKAMENGNENGGRSFKPKPCDKIVQNGYSKPEREPGNSSNKRTSGKLDDIGHKDCCSEASYEYCVRVVRWLECEGYIETNFRVKFLTWFSLRATPHERKIVSVYVDTLIEDPVHLSGQLVDSFSETIYSKKRSSMPSGFCMDLWH, encoded by the exons ATGGATCCCCCGCGCGGAG GTGCAATAATTGATCCTGCTAAATGTCGACTGATGAGTGTGGATGAAAAGCGAGAGCTCGTTCGTGAGTTATCAAGGAGCCCAGAAAGTGCCCCTGACAAGCTCCAGGCATGGAGCCGGCGGGAAATAGTAGAAATTCTTTGTTCTGATCTTGGAAGGGAGAGGAAATACACTGGTTTATCCAAGCAGCGGATGCTAGATTATCTCTTCAGGGTGGTGACTGGAAAATCGTCTGGACCAGTGGAGCATGtgcaagagaaagagaaagagtcAATTCCAGAGCCCAACACAATTAACCATCAGTCCCCTGCGAAACGACCAAGAAAGAGTGACAATCCATCACGACTACCAATTATTGCAAACAACTCTGGGGCATCTGATGTAACTGCTCCAACTAATAATCAGCGCTATTGCCAAAATGTAGCTTGCAGGGCTATTCTTAGGGACAAGTTTTGCAGACGATGTTCATGCTGCATTTGTTTCAGTTATGATGACAACAAGGACCCAAGCCTCTGGTTATTCTGCGGTTCAGACCAACCCTCGCAAAAGGATTCCTGTGGTTTCTCATGCCATCTTGAATGTGCTCTCAAGGATGAAAGAACAGGCATTCTGCAGAGTGGGCAATGCAAGAAACTCGATGGTGGTTATTATTGCACTCGCTGTTGGAAACAGAATGATTTGCTCGG GTCCTGGAAGAAACAACTGGTGATAGCAAAAGATGCTCGGCGGTTGGATGTATTGTGTCATCGGATTTTTCTCAGTCATAAGATCCTCATCTCCACTGAAAAGTACTTGGTATTACACGAGATTGTTGACACAGCATTGAAGAAACTGGAGGCCGAGGTCGGTCCTTTATCTGGAGCTCCAAACATGGGTCGTGGAATTGTCAGCCGACTTACTGTTGGTCCTGAAGTTCAGAAGCTTTGTGCTCAAGCAATAGATGCTATGGAGTCAATGTTCTCTGATGCAGCTCCTGCTAACTCAAGAATTCAGC GACCTAGTATGGTACCACCAAACTTCATAAAGTTTGAAGCTATAACCCAAACATCTGTCACAatatttttggatttggatCAATGTCCTATGCTTGCCCAGGAGGCAACTTCCTTCAATCTATGGCACCGAGTGGCTGTTACTGAATCCTACCTGTCTAATCCGAGTGGCATAATACTTGCACCATCGAAAAAGTTACCTGTCACTGAGCTTGCACCGGCTACAAGCTATATCTTTAAGGTTGTTGCTTTCAAGAATTCAATTGAGTTGGGGTCATGGGAAGTTAGAATGAAGACATGCTGTCAGAAGGAACATCCAAGGGGTTCAGTGCCAGGTGGTGCTGGACTAGAACAAAATAATGGGAGCCTGAAGACAAACAGTGATGGTCAGTCTGATCCTTCCTCAGAGGGTGTGGACTCAAACAATAATACTGCTGTATATGCTGATCTAAACAAATCCCCTGAAAGTGACTTTGAATATTGTGAAAATCCTGAGATCCTTGATTCAGATAAAGCATCTCATCACCCCAGTGAACAAATGAATAACTTGCAAAATATACAGATGGCTGCAGCTAGGGCAACTGAAGTCACTGAGCTGGAAGAAGCTCCTGGGCTCTCAGCTTCTGCCTTGGATGAGGAACCCAATCCTTGTGTTCAAACAGGGCTGCTCAGAGAGTCCTCAAATTCAGTAGAGCACAATCAAAGAACCATTCCTAGATCACAGGACACATCAAATGCACCAGATGGAAATGAGTTGGTGATTATTGCACCTAGATACTCTTGCTCTGTGCCGCCCACTGCACCAAAAGCTATGGAGAATGGCAATGAGAATGGTGGAAGGAGCTTCAAACCCAAACCTTGTGATAAAATTGTTCAGAATGGCTATTCAAAGCCTGAGAGGGAACCTGGCAATTCGTCAAATAAAAGAACATCAGGTAAATTGGATGACATTGGCCACAAGGATTGTTGCTCGGAAGCATCTTATGAATACTGTGTAAGGGTGGTTAGGTGGCTGGAGTGCGAGGGCTATATTGAGACAAACTTCAGGGTGAAGTTTCTGACATGGTTTAGCTTGCGCGCCACCCCACATGAGAGGAAGATTGTTAGTGTCTACGTGGATACTCTTATTGAGGACCCTGTCCACCTTTCTGGCCAGCTTGTGGACAGCTTCTCAGAGACAATATACAGCAAAAAGCGGTCTTCCATGCCTTCAGGTTTCTGCATGGATCTGTGGCATTAA
- the LOC101763714 gene encoding ribulose bisphosphate carboxylase small chain, chloroplastic, translating to MAVTPLLFKATTSASPFPASVAAAALPLPPVSLLNQPPPLLKNMLINTAEASYLAGAGAICLRPEPPARLAQRRLPPAGSSSTARAASNGLRTHCMKTWNPFTNRRYEALSYLPPLTAESVAKEVDFILAKGWVPCLEFDKAGEIHRSNSRMPGYYDGRYWTLWKLPMFGCAGAAEVRRELDECRREYPDAYIRLIAFDSSRQCQCMSFVVHKPAHAPPAAASPAASN from the exons ATGGCCGTGACACCTCTCTTGTTTAAAGCTACCACATCAGCGTCCCCGTTTCCAGCTtcggttgccgccgccgctctcccaTTACCTCCGGTCTCGTTGCTCAATCAGCCTCCACCGTTGCTCAAGAACATGCTCATCAACACGGCCGAGGCCAGCtatctcgccggcgccggcgccatttGCCTGCGTCCGGAACCGCCGGCGAGGCTCGCGCAGCGGAGGCTGCCGCCTGCAGGCTCATCTTCCACGGCGAGGGCTGCGTCCAATGGCCTCAGAACGCACTGCATGAAg ACCTGGAACCCGTTCACCAACAGGaggtacgaggcgctgtcgtaCCTGCCGCCGCTGACGGCGGAGTCCGTCGCCAAGGAGGTGGACTTCATCCTGGCCAAAGGGTGGGTCCCCTGCCTCGAGTTCGACAAG GCCGGGGAGATCCACCGGAGCAACAGCCGGATGCCGGGGTACTACGACGGCCGGTACTGGACGCTGTGGAAGCTGCCCATGTTCGggtgcgccggcgcggcggaggtgcGCCGGGAGCTGGACGAGTGCCGGCGAGAGTACCCGGACGCCTACATCCGCCTCATCGCCTTCGACAGCTCGCGACAGTGCCAGTGCATGTCCTTCGTCGTCCACAAACCCGCCCatgctcctccggcggcggcgtcaccgGCGGCTTCAAACTGA